The following coding sequences are from one bacterium SCSIO 12741 window:
- a CDS encoding caspase family protein: MHKNFTQKTLSVGINKYEFTSSLSCCVNDATEVAHLLKRHANGDVNFDDVVLKKNSRKEKVEYALDNLFSDVRGCNHVLFFFSGHGYRTENDVYLVCRDSSLEDPGISLVQLMNRINKSSIPSITVILDCCHAGFIGDTEKNSNPMNGSFPVSCIRENVTLLAATTGPDVAGEDRIHGLFTKALLYGLQGAAADLFGQITPASLYALADSYFTAGQQRPLFKSNSTNLNTLRLGHAILDHQSIRELKNKRFHLERKDPVQLYPHEVCIDLKKTDKIQRFEQLIQYQRAGLIECPNNNSIYLSALLKRPYQLSALGNFYLELHNHEKI, from the coding sequence ATGCACAAAAATTTCACTCAAAAAACGCTTAGCGTAGGGATAAATAAGTACGAGTTTACCTCTTCGCTTAGTTGCTGTGTTAATGATGCTACAGAAGTAGCACACCTGCTTAAGCGGCATGCAAATGGAGATGTAAACTTTGACGATGTTGTCCTTAAGAAAAATTCAAGGAAGGAAAAGGTTGAATATGCCTTGGATAATCTTTTCTCTGATGTTCGGGGTTGCAATCATGTACTCTTTTTCTTTTCAGGTCATGGATACAGAACTGAAAATGACGTCTATCTGGTTTGCAGAGACAGTTCATTGGAAGATCCGGGTATTAGCCTGGTTCAATTGATGAATCGAATAAATAAATCCTCAATTCCTTCTATAACGGTAATTCTGGACTGTTGTCATGCCGGATTTATAGGAGATACCGAGAAAAACTCCAACCCAATGAATGGGTCATTTCCTGTTTCATGTATTCGCGAAAACGTTACCCTACTAGCTGCTACCACTGGGCCTGATGTTGCTGGAGAGGATCGAATCCATGGGCTATTCACTAAAGCGCTACTTTATGGTTTGCAAGGAGCGGCAGCAGACCTCTTTGGACAAATTACGCCTGCCTCATTATACGCTTTGGCGGATAGTTATTTTACAGCCGGTCAGCAGCGCCCTTTATTCAAATCCAATTCTACCAACTTAAATACCCTTCGCTTGGGACATGCCATTCTGGATCATCAAAGTATTAGAGAATTGAAGAACAAGCGTTTTCATCTGGAACGAAAGGATCCCGTACAACTATATCCTCATGAAGTATGTATAGATCTCAAAAAGACCGATAAAATTCAGCGATTTGAACAGCTTATTCAATACCAACGGGCTGGATTGATTGAATGTCCAAATAACAATTCCATCTACTTATCAGCCTTATTAAAACGCCCCTACCAACTCAGTGCATTGGGCAATTTTTACTTAGAACTACATAATCACGAAAAAATTTAA
- a CDS encoding response regulator transcription factor, whose amino-acid sequence MDGLVRILKDSEEEIRITGLALNGEEALEIAKTQNVDVMVLDIGMPGMREAASTLKELTEKHPDIQVLILSMYVDRERIMMMIQNGAKGYLLKNQSGRKVVEAIKTLAAGKRYFSREVRDTWFDTEFPDDEDRIKEIKLSSREEEVLYLITKGLPTKLIADELNLSPATIETHRNKLMKKTGSKNVQDLVRFGVINGYYNQD is encoded by the coding sequence TTGGATGGACTCGTTCGAATTCTAAAGGATTCTGAAGAAGAAATTCGAATCACAGGATTAGCACTTAACGGTGAGGAGGCACTCGAAATAGCCAAAACACAAAACGTTGATGTCATGGTACTCGATATAGGTATGCCCGGCATGCGAGAAGCTGCGTCTACACTCAAAGAGTTAACTGAAAAGCATCCAGATATTCAAGTCTTAATTCTATCCATGTATGTTGATCGAGAGCGAATAATGATGATGATCCAAAACGGCGCTAAAGGGTATTTGCTTAAAAATCAAAGTGGAAGGAAAGTTGTTGAAGCCATCAAGACACTGGCAGCCGGAAAGCGCTATTTTTCAAGGGAGGTAAGGGATACCTGGTTCGATACCGAGTTTCCTGACGATGAGGATAGAATTAAAGAAATCAAACTTTCTTCTCGTGAAGAAGAGGTACTTTATCTCATTACTAAAGGGTTACCTACAAAACTTATTGCAGACGAGTTAAACCTCTCACCCGCTACGATTGAAACACATAGAAACAAATTGATGAAAAAAACGGGTTCCAAAAACGTTCAAGATTTGGTTCGATTTGGTGTAATCAATGGTTACTATAATCAAGATTAA
- a CDS encoding tetratricopeptide repeat protein, with protein sequence MKLIGICLFLFTIGIANANRQGDSLKAIEYSDLAFHYQDIDPDSSLRYARLTLELSNRWNWLQLQAYSLSDIGNYYRLQEDFPLAREYYTQSLNIRQKIGDTNDMASAYKHLGSMYRQWGLYDSSEYYYYKGLLLTSENNRYSRMYGIIENDLAMTLMDQGKYQDAEDKIISALGIAKEHKDRTVLAQRYHTLANLYLVINRFQWAEEYYLMALEIYQAEGNLQGQIDVLINQAGVYLNLDENEQAIPLLTEAIFLSDSLGLLDNRAVIYNNLGLAYLKLGNLSEAEPFLENGHLLAINTGNHRTQLRTGFNLIRLYLQFDEVTRASNLVEELDKIVRQKEYIAFLPEFLALKSQVLSEHGNFEKALRVQLEYEKIRDSLELVIDQSQQSLIRNEIYEREHKLHLQEKKTTIAEKETAELKNSLLLSITLLLSILFIGYIIMQWRIQKSEREKKKSEQQFLKLRNQVDVKLLESYLKASKDTGTRIGRDLHDKLGSKLAVVQFSLEGMRKLNNDPRELDKRFVEAEQLLDESCKDLRLIAHDLLDQQLEDRELETELKNYIRIINDLDIVDVSFSSSNIPTQIDEAIKQNVVALTRLFVENVFRHAQAASLQIHLKFENNQILLEIKDDGIGFKHSNNSQGWGLKNAQNRVEQLGGKSTCYPILAMALKLASSFPYQLTNHDTRSTCRRPSNGFGWTRSNSKGF encoded by the coding sequence ATGAAACTTATTGGAATATGCCTATTTCTATTCACTATCGGTATAGCTAATGCAAATCGTCAAGGGGATAGTCTAAAAGCTATAGAATACTCTGACCTAGCCTTTCATTACCAGGACATTGACCCTGATTCCTCCCTACGATATGCGCGACTAACCCTCGAATTATCCAATCGTTGGAATTGGCTTCAGCTGCAAGCATACAGCCTGTCGGACATCGGAAATTATTACCGATTACAAGAAGACTTTCCTTTAGCAAGAGAGTATTATACTCAGAGCTTGAACATTCGCCAAAAAATTGGTGATACCAACGATATGGCAAGCGCTTACAAGCATTTAGGTTCTATGTACCGCCAATGGGGACTATACGACTCATCTGAATACTATTATTACAAGGGATTATTGCTCACTTCTGAGAATAACCGATATAGTCGAATGTATGGTATTATCGAAAATGATCTGGCTATGACCCTTATGGATCAAGGCAAGTATCAGGATGCTGAGGATAAAATTATATCTGCTTTAGGAATAGCCAAAGAACATAAGGATAGAACGGTTTTAGCACAACGATATCATACACTAGCTAATCTCTATCTGGTAATAAATCGGTTTCAATGGGCCGAAGAGTATTATTTGATGGCCTTAGAAATTTACCAAGCTGAAGGAAATCTTCAAGGGCAGATTGACGTGCTAATTAATCAAGCCGGAGTCTATTTGAACTTAGATGAAAATGAACAAGCCATACCACTACTGACCGAAGCCATTTTTTTATCCGACTCATTGGGATTATTAGATAATCGAGCTGTCATTTATAATAACTTAGGGTTAGCCTACCTAAAATTGGGGAATCTCTCTGAAGCAGAACCATTTTTGGAGAACGGTCATCTTTTGGCCATAAACACAGGTAACCACAGAACTCAATTACGCACTGGCTTCAATTTAATTCGATTGTATTTACAATTCGACGAGGTAACAAGAGCTTCAAACTTGGTCGAAGAATTGGATAAAATAGTACGTCAAAAAGAGTATATCGCTTTTCTTCCCGAATTCCTGGCGCTAAAATCCCAGGTACTGAGTGAGCACGGGAATTTTGAAAAGGCTCTAAGAGTCCAGCTTGAGTATGAGAAAATTAGAGATAGCCTTGAACTAGTCATTGACCAATCTCAGCAATCACTGATTAGGAACGAAATCTATGAACGTGAACATAAATTACATCTTCAAGAAAAGAAAACAACGATCGCCGAAAAAGAGACTGCAGAACTTAAGAACTCCCTACTGCTGTCAATTACTCTGCTCCTATCCATATTATTCATTGGTTACATAATTATGCAATGGCGAATTCAGAAATCGGAACGAGAGAAAAAAAAGAGCGAGCAACAGTTTCTTAAACTAAGGAATCAAGTTGATGTTAAATTACTGGAGTCTTATCTCAAAGCAAGCAAAGACACAGGAACTCGTATCGGAAGAGACCTACATGATAAATTAGGAAGTAAACTGGCCGTTGTTCAGTTCTCCTTGGAGGGCATGCGTAAACTCAACAACGATCCCAGGGAATTGGATAAACGATTTGTCGAAGCTGAACAATTACTGGATGAATCTTGTAAGGATCTACGATTAATCGCTCATGATCTACTGGACCAACAGCTTGAAGACCGCGAACTCGAAACAGAATTAAAAAATTACATACGTATCATCAATGATCTGGATATCGTGGATGTTTCATTTTCATCCAGTAACATACCCACTCAAATTGATGAGGCGATAAAGCAAAATGTGGTTGCACTAACTCGATTATTCGTAGAAAATGTTTTCCGTCATGCACAGGCGGCTTCACTCCAAATCCATTTAAAGTTTGAAAACAATCAAATTTTGCTTGAGATAAAAGACGACGGAATAGGGTTTAAACATTCTAATAACTCGCAGGGATGGGGTTTAAAAAATGCCCAAAACCGCGTGGAACAACTTGGGGGCAAATCAACCTGCTATCCCATCCTGGCAATGGCACTCAAATTAGCATCATCATTCCCCTATCAACTGACAAATCATGATACACGTAGCACTTGCAGACGACCATCAAATGGTTTTGGATGGACTCGTTCGAATTCTAAAGGATTCTGA
- a CDS encoding T9SS type A sorting domain-containing protein has translation MKINSLALLTFLQLFIIHQAMAQKFSSQGFLVPDTVCVSDSFDIVSSNAPEASYLWTFCQPDFSQNFTQTSIGNPGSQLNTCNNGDLIFDGTNYYLFITNYNGNIIRLDFGNSALNTPTATNIGNPVTGSDRLAGVQIVKDNGNYYLFYVGRGCGLTRLDFGNNLTSTPTVNQLGSLGMSWPHEMVILKENGSWYGFVINRFNSKVTQLNFGTSITNTPTRTDHRPSGAGMSQSRGLTPIKHNGNWYIFVTNLNNTLSRFDFGNSLNNTPTASNFGNPGNRLKNPLSLVFLKDCSNIYAYVANESGGAITELKFNATLDTITATKNLGNRGMFNHPTSFIPHTENGNLYLFLSDWGNSSIYRLNVTTCTGTIANQSKKEPKNLVTTQTGTLPLTLLRDFGLPHQETVCENLTAAVCCFKSTVDTVDACQSYIWNGQTYTSNNFTDQDTIRTAAGCDSIVTLNLTIHQPDSTVDVIQSCGSYTWNGVTYTKDNFGAKDTLINQNGCDSVVTLSLTIYQPDSSVETIQSCGSYTWKGTTYTSSNYTDQDTLQTSHGCDSIITLNLTIHQVDSTVDVIQSCGSYTWNGVTYTSDNHTAQDTLVGRYGCDSVVTLNLTIVESKHTVDSISACDSYTWNGTTYTSSNYTASHTLSSHQGCDSVVQLALTLHHSQQTTDSITAFNTYTWNGVTYSSSNYTAMDTLTDIHGCDSVVTLALTIIINSTGEAHNHSNKTLQLYPNPTSGLVHLKMANMPSGSYTLAIYNMIGAIVHQQEVMVDAREQVLDLDLRSVPKGKYWIRVEGASGSTIPQVVGVLVR, from the coding sequence ATGAAAATCAATTCGTTAGCCCTACTCACCTTCCTTCAACTGTTTATTATCCATCAGGCCATGGCCCAGAAATTCTCAAGCCAGGGTTTCCTTGTTCCGGATACGGTATGTGTGAGTGATAGCTTCGACATTGTTTCTTCCAATGCTCCAGAAGCGTCCTACCTATGGACCTTTTGCCAACCTGATTTTAGCCAAAACTTTACCCAGACATCCATTGGTAACCCCGGATCACAGCTCAACACCTGCAACAATGGTGACTTGATTTTTGATGGGACGAATTACTACCTGTTCATCACCAACTACAATGGAAATATTATCCGATTGGACTTTGGCAACAGCGCCTTAAATACTCCAACAGCAACCAACATTGGCAATCCGGTTACTGGATCCGATCGATTGGCCGGTGTACAGATCGTGAAAGACAATGGGAATTACTACCTATTTTACGTAGGCCGCGGATGTGGACTTACCCGACTGGATTTTGGCAACAACCTAACCAGCACACCTACCGTGAATCAACTCGGAAGCTTGGGCATGAGCTGGCCTCATGAAATGGTCATTCTAAAAGAAAATGGATCCTGGTATGGCTTTGTCATCAACCGGTTTAACTCCAAAGTAACCCAATTGAACTTTGGAACAAGCATCACCAATACTCCAACCCGAACAGACCACAGACCTTCAGGTGCAGGAATGAGCCAAAGTAGAGGCCTCACCCCCATTAAGCACAATGGAAACTGGTACATTTTTGTAACCAACCTCAACAACACGCTATCCCGTTTTGATTTTGGAAATTCTTTGAACAACACACCAACGGCGAGCAACTTTGGCAATCCGGGAAATCGACTAAAAAACCCGCTTAGCCTGGTGTTTTTGAAGGACTGTAGCAACATTTACGCCTATGTAGCCAATGAATCCGGTGGAGCCATTACCGAATTGAAATTCAACGCAACCCTGGATACCATTACAGCCACGAAAAATTTGGGTAACCGGGGCATGTTTAACCATCCCACCTCTTTTATACCGCACACCGAGAATGGTAACCTTTACCTCTTTCTGTCAGATTGGGGAAATAGTTCCATTTATCGACTCAACGTAACCACCTGCACCGGAACGATAGCTAACCAAAGCAAAAAAGAGCCTAAAAATCTGGTTACCACCCAAACAGGAACTCTGCCCCTCACCCTTCTTCGGGATTTTGGACTACCCCATCAAGAAACAGTCTGTGAGAATTTGACTGCCGCGGTTTGCTGTTTTAAGTCTACCGTAGACACCGTTGATGCCTGCCAGAGCTACATCTGGAATGGCCAAACCTATACCTCCAACAATTTCACCGATCAAGATACCATTCGTACAGCCGCCGGATGCGATTCCATTGTCACCCTTAATCTAACCATTCACCAACCCGATTCCACGGTGGATGTCATTCAATCCTGTGGATCTTATACCTGGAATGGTGTGACCTACACCAAGGACAACTTTGGCGCCAAAGACACCTTGATCAATCAAAATGGTTGCGATTCTGTGGTTACCCTTTCCCTAACCATTTACCAGCCTGATTCATCAGTAGAAACCATTCAATCCTGTGGATCTTACACGTGGAAAGGCACTACCTACACCAGCAGCAACTATACCGACCAAGACACGCTTCAAACCTCCCATGGCTGTGACTCTATCATTACCTTGAACTTGACCATTCACCAAGTGGATTCAACGGTAGATGTCATTCAATCCTGCGGTTCTTACACCTGGAATGGAGTAACCTACACCAGCGATAACCATACGGCCCAGGACACACTGGTTGGACGATATGGTTGCGATTCCGTAGTTACCCTCAACCTCACCATTGTTGAATCAAAACATACGGTTGATTCCATCAGTGCTTGCGACAGTTACACCTGGAATGGAACCACCTATACCTCCAGTAACTACACTGCCAGTCATACCCTATCAAGTCATCAGGGTTGTGATTCTGTGGTTCAATTGGCGCTCACCCTTCACCACAGCCAACAAACCACCGATTCCATTACGGCCTTTAACACCTATACCTGGAACGGCGTAACCTATTCAAGCAGCAATTACACAGCTATGGACACCCTAACCGATATTCACGGGTGTGATTCAGTAGTGACCTTGGCCCTGACCATCATCATCAATAGCACCGGAGAAGCTCATAATCATTCCAACAAAACACTTCAGCTCTACCCTAACCCAACATCCGGTTTAGTACACCTGAAAATGGCCAATATGCCATCCGGATCTTATACACTGGCCATATACAATATGATTGGCGCCATTGTGCATCAACAGGAAGTAATGGTTGACGCTCGTGAGCAAGTGTTGGATTTGGATCTTCGATCCGTTCCTAAAGGGAAGTATTGGATTCGGGTGGAGGGAGCATCCGGATCGACTATACCTCAAGTGGTGGGTGTTTTGGTTCGGTGA
- a CDS encoding DUF1842 domain-containing protein has product MSNNENGQGSSVGLFLVNYRVGNGMPGGVQLNLSLLVNTPDQKVTGVGHLGQSTNPPLSEYSQIKGDYSYMCTMNSCNILVVATGEGPSPILVHGVPMMVTNLKLRMSLEEDWQSGTAVFEYLRNGKWEKVGPVPVNVAEDQVGNSAQLADAVKNANSEAVS; this is encoded by the coding sequence ATGTCAAACAATGAAAACGGGCAAGGATCATCTGTAGGGTTATTCCTGGTCAACTACCGAGTTGGTAACGGAATGCCAGGCGGGGTACAATTGAACCTTTCTTTATTGGTGAATACACCGGATCAAAAAGTGACCGGAGTAGGACACTTAGGTCAATCCACCAATCCTCCACTAAGTGAATATTCCCAAATCAAAGGTGACTATTCTTACATGTGCACAATGAATTCCTGTAACATTTTGGTGGTAGCTACAGGTGAAGGGCCTTCTCCTATCTTAGTGCATGGAGTTCCGATGATGGTGACTAACCTGAAGCTAAGAATGTCTTTGGAAGAAGATTGGCAATCGGGGACTGCTGTATTCGAATACCTCCGCAATGGTAAGTGGGAAAAGGTAGGTCCTGTACCAGTAAACGTCGCAGAAGATCAAGTTGGCAATTCCGCCCAGCTGGCCGATGCAGTGAAAAATGCAAACTCCGAGGCAGTATCCTGA
- a CDS encoding tetratricopeptide repeat protein: MKRLVLLPMLCVSVMIWAQKMPSDYFQEGAVMMEGGNPQKAIESFKYIVDHHKSNDIYPKAYYNLGYCYYENRQYDKAKVIFRDILNQGFNEKDPLNGGLMDEPYANYKHRSSRLLYQLYFDQEEYDSALHYLAVADTVHTYNHFCGNAHAQASVHTAVNYAVIYERMKDFDQAEAVLLPEVINEFANTQPIVEELEKLYEVRDDRTSLKTQLDQAIDSIYTVEEKWNDRTYTNYCLNFHGTEIEVISRGSDHDKDEAMKRAATLVRESGFYKMVESL; this comes from the coding sequence ATGAAACGATTAGTCTTACTGCCGATGCTCTGTGTATCCGTAATGATATGGGCACAAAAAATGCCTTCCGACTATTTTCAGGAAGGAGCCGTTATGATGGAAGGTGGCAATCCCCAAAAGGCCATCGAGTCTTTTAAGTATATCGTTGATCATCACAAAAGCAACGACATTTACCCTAAAGCCTACTACAACCTGGGGTATTGTTACTATGAGAACCGGCAATACGACAAAGCCAAGGTCATTTTTCGGGATATTCTCAACCAGGGCTTTAATGAAAAAGACCCGCTGAATGGCGGCCTGATGGACGAACCCTACGCCAACTACAAACACCGCTCCTCTCGCCTGCTCTACCAGCTTTATTTTGATCAGGAAGAATACGACAGCGCCCTGCATTACTTAGCCGTAGCAGATACCGTCCACACCTACAACCACTTTTGCGGAAATGCCCATGCCCAAGCCTCCGTGCACACCGCCGTGAATTATGCGGTAATCTATGAACGAATGAAGGACTTTGATCAGGCTGAAGCGGTTTTACTTCCTGAGGTCATCAATGAATTCGCCAATACTCAACCCATCGTGGAGGAATTGGAAAAGCTTTATGAAGTTCGAGACGATCGCACCTCCTTAAAAACCCAATTGGATCAAGCGATTGATAGCATCTATACCGTGGAAGAAAAATGGAATGATCGTACGTATACCAACTACTGCTTGAACTTTCACGGAACGGAGATTGAAGTTATTTCCCGCGGATCGGATCATGATAAGGACGAGGCCATGAAAAGAGCCGCTACCCTGGTTAGGGAATCCGGATTTTATAAAATGGTGGAATCTTTGTAG
- a CDS encoding DUF1330 domain-containing protein, with protein sequence MPAYFIANYQITDPNRYQNEYIPQVMPIMAKHGGKPIVVDMEVNGVEGSPQHFIVVIEFPNRAAAEAWHNDPDYQPVAAIRHESAANAWAAICDQFVPPGS encoded by the coding sequence ATGCCTGCTTATTTTATTGCTAATTACCAGATTACAGATCCTAACCGCTATCAAAATGAATACATACCTCAGGTGATGCCAATCATGGCCAAACACGGTGGAAAGCCCATTGTTGTGGATATGGAGGTAAATGGAGTGGAGGGAAGTCCTCAGCATTTTATCGTAGTGATCGAGTTCCCCAATAGAGCCGCTGCTGAAGCCTGGCACAACGATCCGGATTACCAACCCGTAGCCGCTATTCGCCATGAATCTGCAGCCAATGCCTGGGCCGCCATTTGCGACCAGTTTGTGCCACCAGGATCCTAA
- a CDS encoding TonB-dependent receptor translates to MKRILWFILVVMAISPLAHAQSGLKISGRVLESESKQPIQYATVLMIDTATQKNITGITTQEDGTFELFAEPRKDFVIEVSFIGYLKYRITEFTPQNGVIQLGDVLLSPDHKALNELVVEGEKSQTIFKLDKRVFNVGADLSTTGASALEVLNNVPSVTVNIEGQVSLRGSEGVQILINGKPSVMTDEGSNLLGTITADMIERVEVITNPSAKYEAEGTSGIINIVLKKEEKKGFNGSVTLNAGMPLNNSIGISLNKRTEKFNLFTQMGAGRRTFPREQTTENRDLVNETTVSSLGKAHKNETFYNLIVGADYHLNENNTFSLSGKYAYEIEDEDAEYDFQSYNMGVQDQAWTRNENTHATNPKWDYEFQYAHDFKSHKEHDLVFSASGFFFGKQKSSEFADHTTFGDRTPSDQHSATEFENANYIFKLDYTYPFAERFKWELGSQYRLDNTVNDYQIGSYQGGELILNPNLTNLFRFQQNVLGVYSTMSYEYKKWGAKVGLRLENTDLSTTLETTNQNNTRNYTNLFPSVHTSYKLTEHWSFQAGYSKRIFRPRAWDLNPFTNIRNNFNVTTGNPNLQPEFTDSYELTSILATKKASFNFGVYYRYTQDVIERVTAFENNVSATLPVNIGTNSITGLEFNAKYSPFKKMDLRADINWNAFDRKGEYQGTSLDYNGIRWTTRLTTKFKLPYKFDLELTGNYQSPYNTIQGERKDNLFADLGLRKKMMKGKLVAHLSIRDLFASRVFETVTEEPGFYVYNKRQSGRFITLGVSYSLGKGEAMEFSGQKRF, encoded by the coding sequence ATGAAAAGGATTCTTTGGTTCATCTTGGTGGTTATGGCCATTTCTCCGCTCGCCCACGCCCAAAGTGGGTTGAAAATCAGCGGTCGTGTGTTGGAATCTGAATCTAAACAGCCCATCCAATATGCCACTGTATTGATGATTGATACGGCTACCCAAAAGAACATTACCGGCATCACCACCCAGGAAGATGGAACCTTTGAGCTCTTCGCCGAACCCAGAAAGGACTTCGTTATCGAGGTTAGCTTCATTGGCTACCTCAAGTATCGAATTACCGAGTTTACTCCACAGAATGGAGTGATTCAACTGGGAGATGTCCTGCTTTCACCCGACCACAAGGCCTTAAACGAACTGGTAGTGGAAGGCGAAAAATCACAAACGATCTTTAAGCTCGACAAACGGGTATTTAATGTGGGCGCTGATCTGAGCACCACCGGGGCCAGTGCTCTGGAGGTTTTGAATAACGTGCCCTCGGTAACGGTGAACATTGAAGGGCAAGTTAGTCTTCGGGGAAGCGAAGGCGTGCAGATCCTGATTAATGGCAAGCCCTCGGTTATGACCGATGAAGGAAGCAACTTATTGGGAACCATAACTGCTGATATGATTGAACGGGTGGAAGTAATCACCAATCCATCGGCCAAGTATGAAGCGGAAGGCACCTCAGGAATCATCAACATTGTGCTCAAAAAGGAAGAGAAAAAAGGGTTTAACGGGTCCGTTACGCTTAATGCGGGTATGCCCTTGAACAACAGCATAGGAATCAGCTTAAACAAACGCACCGAAAAGTTTAACCTATTTACCCAAATGGGAGCTGGGCGAAGAACCTTTCCAAGAGAACAAACTACAGAAAACCGGGACCTGGTGAACGAAACCACCGTAAGCTCCTTAGGCAAAGCCCATAAGAATGAGACCTTTTACAACCTTATCGTAGGAGCAGATTATCATCTCAATGAGAACAATACCTTCTCCCTATCGGGTAAATATGCCTACGAAATTGAAGATGAAGATGCGGAATACGATTTTCAATCTTACAACATGGGAGTGCAAGACCAGGCTTGGACACGTAACGAAAACACCCATGCTACCAATCCTAAATGGGACTACGAGTTTCAATACGCTCACGATTTTAAGAGTCACAAAGAGCATGATTTGGTATTCAGTGCCTCCGGATTCTTTTTTGGTAAACAAAAGAGTTCCGAGTTTGCCGATCACACCACCTTTGGAGATCGAACCCCATCGGATCAGCATTCGGCCACCGAATTTGAAAATGCCAATTACATCTTCAAGCTGGACTACACCTACCCCTTTGCCGAACGGTTTAAATGGGAATTGGGATCGCAATACCGCCTGGACAACACGGTGAACGATTATCAAATTGGATCCTATCAGGGTGGTGAACTCATTTTGAACCCCAATTTGACCAACCTTTTCCGCTTTCAGCAAAACGTTTTGGGGGTATACTCCACCATGAGCTACGAATACAAAAAATGGGGAGCCAAAGTGGGACTTCGATTGGAAAACACCGACCTGAGTACCACCTTAGAAACCACGAATCAAAACAACACCAGAAACTACACCAACCTCTTTCCCAGTGTACACACCTCTTACAAATTGACCGAGCACTGGTCCTTTCAAGCGGGTTACTCCAAACGAATATTCCGCCCAAGAGCCTGGGATCTGAATCCATTCACCAACATTCGAAACAACTTTAATGTGACGACAGGAAACCCCAATCTTCAACCTGAGTTTACGGATTCCTATGAACTCACGAGTATTTTGGCGACCAAAAAGGCCTCCTTCAATTTTGGGGTGTATTACCGCTATACCCAAGACGTTATTGAACGGGTGACTGCCTTTGAAAACAACGTGAGCGCTACCCTTCCTGTAAACATCGGAACCAACTCCATCACAGGGTTAGAATTTAACGCGAAATACAGCCCCTTCAAGAAAATGGATCTGAGAGCCGATATTAACTGGAACGCCTTTGACCGCAAGGGGGAATACCAAGGCACCTCACTCGACTATAACGGCATCCGATGGACCACCCGGTTGACCACGAAATTCAAACTGCCCTACAAATTTGACTTAGAGCTTACGGGAAATTACCAGTCGCCTTACAACACCATTCAGGGAGAGCGAAAAGACAATTTATTCGCCGATTTGGGTCTTCGTAAAAAGATGATGAAAGGAAAGTTGGTGGCCCACCTGAGCATAAGGGACCTGTTTGCTTCCCGGGTATTTGAAACCGTTACTGAAGAGCCTGGTTTCTATGTATACAACAAAAGGCAATCTGGTCGATTCATAACCTTGGGGGTAAGCTATAGCTTGGGTAAAGGGGAGGCGATGGAATTCTCTGGCCAAAAAAGGTTTTAG